The stretch of DNA AGTTGACTAATAGTTGTCGATGCATTGTTTCGGAGCCACAAATGTTTGCCGTTGGTAAGCTCTTTCCAAAAATGAAATAAGCGTACATCCACAGTCTGGGCAACCAAGTAAGCGACCATGCTGGCAATAGTGTTCCCAATCATAAATTCATACACCCCTTCAAAAAGCTGCAGTCCTCCACTCACTCCTCCTGTATTGGGCAACCAGTGATTAACACTCATCAGAAATAGCATAAATACATTCATCCAAAAACCAACCCACACAACTAACTGGGCTTTTTTTCTACCATACAACTCAGATATTAAATCAGTTGCCAAGAACGTAAATGGATAAGCAATAACGCCCACAGGTACGCTCATAGTGTAGGTCCCATCATCCCGAACTAGTTCGGGCACAATAGATTGCATCCAACTGGATAGTTCAACTGAAAAAATAGTAACAAA from Fodinibius salinus encodes:
- a CDS encoding queuosine precursor transporter, whose amino-acid sequence is MTETNSQSPVSYKRDVLFLSLSGIFLTSLVLGNVIGTTKFVTIFSVELSSWMQSIVPELVRDDGTYTMSVPVGVIAYPFTFLATDLISELYGRKKAQLVVWVGFWMNVFMLFLMSVNHWLPNTGGVSGGLQLFEGVYEFMIGNTIASMVAYLVAQTVDVRLFHFWKELTNGKHLWLRNNASTTISQLVDSTAILTILFVAGNLGKEVDTIGKLIILILNSYLFKFFFALFDTPLCYLGVKIFQNFEEDPSAHSLYDSE